A single region of the Pontimicrobium sp. SW4 genome encodes:
- a CDS encoding transketolase: MPNTQHLKDLTVQVRRDILRMVHKVNSGHPGGSLGCAEFFVTLYNEIMDRNEGFDMDGIGEDLFFLSNGHISPVYYSVLARSGYFPVEELNTFRLINSRLQGHPTTHEGLPGIRIASGSLGQGMSVAIGAAQAKKLNNDNHLVYSLHGDGELQEGQNWEAIMYASAKKVDNLIATIDLNGKQIDGATDDVLAMGDVKAKFQAFDWIVVEIKEGNDIDAILKGMAEAKSKTGQGKPVCVLLETMMGNGVDFMMYTHAWHGKAPNDEQLASALNQNPETLGDY, encoded by the coding sequence ATGCCAAATACACAACATTTAAAGGATTTAACCGTACAGGTTCGTAGAGATATTTTGAGGATGGTACATAAGGTAAATTCTGGACACCCAGGAGGTTCTCTTGGATGTGCTGAATTTTTTGTAACACTCTATAATGAAATCATGGATAGAAATGAAGGATTTGATATGGACGGAATTGGTGAAGACCTTTTCTTCCTTTCAAACGGTCATATATCACCAGTTTATTATAGTGTTTTAGCTAGATCTGGTTATTTCCCAGTTGAAGAACTAAACACTTTTAGACTTATTAATTCTAGATTACAAGGTCACCCAACAACGCATGAAGGGTTACCAGGAATTAGAATTGCTTCTGGTTCTTTAGGTCAAGGAATGTCCGTCGCTATTGGTGCTGCCCAAGCAAAAAAACTAAACAACGATAATCATTTAGTATATAGTTTACATGGTGATGGTGAGTTGCAAGAAGGTCAAAACTGGGAAGCCATTATGTATGCTTCAGCTAAAAAAGTTGATAATTTAATTGCTACTATTGATTTAAATGGTAAGCAGATTGATGGCGCTACTGACGATGTATTAGCTATGGGAGATGTAAAGGCTAAATTTCAAGCTTTTGATTGGATAGTTGTGGAGATAAAAGAAGGAAATGATATTGATGCTATTTTAAAAGGAATGGCTGAAGCAAAATCTAAAACAGGGCAAGGAAAACCAGTTTGCGTATTATTAGAAACCATGATGGGTAATGGTGTTGATTTTATGATGTATACACATGCATGGCATGGTAAAGCACCAAATGATGAGCAGTTAGCATCAGCATTAAACCAAAATCCTGAAACCTTAGGAGATTACTAA
- a CDS encoding porin family protein, translating into MKKLILLVALTTTCTFAFAQNGSSFGIKGGLNYNANGDYFESIGDNAKHPDRNIGYHIGVFGKIGNELYFRPELVYTKTKSDYDSDDFTMQKIDAPLLVGVKVLGPISVFGGPSLQYILDTEFDGIAINDVKNDFTVGLNFGIGLNLNNFGVDLRYERGFNDNEASFINNNGLASTSRIDTRPDQLILSLAIAL; encoded by the coding sequence ATGAAAAAACTAATTTTATTAGTAGCGCTAACAACCACATGCACTTTTGCATTTGCACAAAATGGCTCTTCTTTTGGTATTAAAGGAGGTTTAAATTACAATGCCAATGGTGATTATTTTGAGTCAATTGGTGATAATGCAAAACATCCTGATAGAAATATTGGCTATCATATTGGTGTTTTTGGAAAAATAGGAAATGAACTTTATTTTAGACCAGAATTAGTATATACTAAAACTAAAAGTGATTATGATAGTGATGATTTTACGATGCAAAAAATTGACGCACCACTATTAGTAGGTGTTAAAGTTTTAGGTCCAATATCCGTTTTTGGTGGTCCGTCTTTGCAATACATATTAGATACTGAATTTGATGGTATTGCTATTAACGATGTAAAGAACGATTTTACCGTTGGACTTAACTTTGGAATTGGTTTAAACCTTAATAATTTTGGTGTAGATTTACGCTATGAAAGAGGTTTTAACGATAACGAAGCATCCTTTATTAATAATAATGGGCTCGCTAGTACAAGTAGAATTGATACACGCCCAGATCAATTAATACTAAGTCTTGCAATAGCATTATAA
- a CDS encoding transketolase family protein, with amino-acid sequence MKTYTYTEKKDTRSGFGAGLAELGRTNPNVVALCADLIGSLKMDKFIEENPERFFQIGIAEANMMGIAAGLTIGGKIPFTGTFANFSTGRVYDQIRQSIAYSGKNVKICASHAGLTLGEDGATHQILEDIGLMKMLPGMVVINPCDYNQTKAATLAIAEHNGPVYLRFGRPSVPIFTPENQKFEIGKAIKMTDGNDVTIVATGHLVWEALEASKALHEQGISAEVINIHTIKPLDEEAILNSVAKTGCIVTAEEHNYLGGLGESVSRVLTLNNPTPQEFVATNDTFGESGTPAQLMEKYGLDSAAIIKKVKAVIARK; translated from the coding sequence ATGAAAACTTATACATATACAGAAAAAAAAGATACACGCTCTGGTTTTGGAGCTGGTTTAGCTGAATTAGGAAGAACAAACCCAAACGTTGTGGCTCTATGTGCCGATTTAATTGGGTCGTTAAAAATGGATAAATTTATTGAAGAGAATCCTGAACGTTTTTTCCAAATTGGAATTGCAGAAGCGAATATGATGGGAATTGCTGCAGGATTAACCATAGGCGGAAAAATTCCATTTACTGGAACTTTTGCAAACTTCTCAACAGGTCGTGTTTATGATCAAATTCGTCAATCCATTGCTTATTCAGGAAAAAATGTAAAGATTTGTGCTTCACATGCTGGCTTAACTTTGGGAGAAGATGGAGCAACACACCAAATACTTGAAGACATTGGATTAATGAAAATGTTACCAGGAATGGTTGTTATTAACCCTTGTGATTACAACCAAACAAAAGCAGCAACTCTTGCTATAGCTGAACATAATGGCCCTGTATACTTACGTTTTGGAAGACCATCTGTTCCAATCTTTACTCCTGAAAATCAAAAATTTGAAATAGGCAAAGCTATTAAAATGACTGATGGTAATGATGTAACTATCGTTGCAACAGGGCATTTGGTTTGGGAAGCGCTTGAAGCTTCAAAAGCTTTGCATGAACAAGGTATATCTGCCGAAGTAATTAATATACATACTATTAAACCTTTAGATGAAGAAGCTATATTAAATTCAGTTGCTAAAACTGGATGTATTGTTACTGCCGAGGAGCACAACTACCTTGGAGGGTTGGGTGAAAGCGTATCGCGTGTTTTAACTCTAAACAATCCTACACCACAGGAATTTGTAGCTACTAACGATACTTTTGGAGAGTCAGGAACTCCTGCTCAACTTATGGAAAAATATGGTCTTGATAGTGCAGCTATTATTAAAAAAGTAAAAGCAGTAATTGCCAGAAAATAG